A genomic window from Euryarchaeota archaeon includes:
- a CDS encoding response regulator — MSVVIVDDSLYMRTVLAELLRSARVEVVGLAGSARDAMGMIGKLRPDVVLVDLEMPRTDGLALLDAIMAEAPRPVVIMVPGKDVTKAVAHRFEIRGAAGVVKKPRNVATETRTGEDLVNAVIAAATKGNVTGYLSRPDEPGLATRLVVIASSAGGPNALTAVVPRLPVDLAAGVVVVQHMPAGLTKTLANRLDSVSKLPVAEAEDTEPIHESSVLLAPGGWHLLIELVRGVPLARLSDSPPIAGLRPRADLTLESAAKTFGRSTVGVVLTGMGEDGVKGMSAVKANGGRILCQDAASSAIDGMPRAVRDRGLADEVVPLEGLADRIAATVKAIPAIGVADR; from the coding sequence GTGAGCGTCGTCATCGTCGACGATTCACTCTACATGCGCACGGTCCTCGCGGAGCTTCTCCGCTCCGCCCGGGTCGAGGTGGTCGGCCTCGCGGGAAGCGCACGCGACGCGATGGGGATGATCGGGAAACTACGACCCGATGTCGTCCTCGTGGACCTCGAGATGCCAAGAACCGACGGGCTGGCGCTTCTTGACGCGATAATGGCGGAGGCGCCTCGGCCTGTCGTCATCATGGTTCCCGGGAAGGACGTGACGAAGGCCGTCGCCCACCGGTTCGAGATACGAGGCGCCGCAGGCGTTGTGAAGAAACCGAGGAACGTGGCGACCGAGACGCGTACGGGCGAGGACCTCGTGAATGCGGTCATCGCCGCCGCAACGAAGGGGAACGTCACCGGCTACCTTTCGCGCCCCGATGAACCGGGTCTCGCGACACGCCTCGTCGTCATCGCTTCGTCCGCTGGCGGGCCGAACGCCCTCACGGCGGTCGTTCCGCGCCTTCCAGTCGACCTCGCCGCGGGAGTCGTGGTAGTACAGCACATGCCGGCCGGCCTCACCAAGACCCTGGCCAACCGGCTCGATTCCGTCTCGAAGCTCCCCGTGGCGGAAGCCGAGGACACCGAGCCCATACACGAGTCGAGCGTGCTCCTAGCGCCTGGCGGCTGGCACCTTCTCATCGAACTCGTGCGCGGTGTTCCCCTTGCGCGTCTTAGCGACTCGCCGCCCATCGCAGGACTACGCCCCCGCGCCGATCTCACCCTCGAATCCGCGGCCAAGACGTTCGGGCGATCCACCGTCGGTGTCGTCCTCACCGGCATGGGGGAGGACGGCGTCAAGGGGATGAGCGCGGTCAAGGCCAACGGGGGCAGGATCCTCTGCCAGGACGCCGCCTCGTCCGCGATCGACGGGATGCCGCGGGCCGTCCGGGACCGTGGCCTAGCGGACGAAGTGGTGCCGCTTGAGGGCCTTGCGGACCGGATAGCCGCCACGGTGAAGGCCATCCCGGCCATCGGCGTCGCCGACCGATAG
- a CDS encoding PD40 domain-containing protein produces the protein MSPRAAHGGPHGHRPGLRLALVALIVLLVSMPPIGPFDESASAALTSVSDARLPSARERTSAVFDGQYAFVFGGRNEAGYLDDILKYDSATGTVVKMRAVLPRGLAATSAVWTGRYAFIFGGLSGESTQGALEKRILRYDPQSDALAIMGATLPAGLEGTMAVWDGRHAHVIGGRTLGLSVWDRIVRYDPARDEATLASAKLPRSISYGSAVWDGDGATVFGGVESDPVTRFETPLSSILRYDPVAEVVSTLTNTLPSARQFASAVFDGSDAYVFGGRNATVPLSEVLRIGPAATDVSVMDVSLPSDVAAASAVWDGEKATIFGGFTEGAANGTRLLRRSIIEYDPSGSPASIERSTAIASLNATGAASTFDSFIEGARSLSVDGRYLVFTSYEPTLVAGSDASGPQVYLRDMETGQNFLVSATVAGKAGNGVSEQPAVSAGGRYVVFVSNATDLVTGDSNGKRDVFVRDMAQRSTSLVSASAAGSLADGDSYEPVVSSEGQIVAFYSYATNLVPGDTNSISDVFVVDRGAKNVSRISVGAGGLQSDGGSFAPAISSDGRYVAFRSTATNIVTGRSSNIPGIFVTDRLRGTTALASVATDGTQANDFSFRPSISGDGRYVAFESDATNLVPDDTNRARDIFIRDASAGTTRLVTVSTSQAQADGASRNAAISTNGRIVAFESDASNLVGVDEAGLTDVYVRDLDNLTTEAVSVSTSDATSDDDSSFPSVSGNGRYVAFTSKASTLAPGNGDHARNVFIRDRSAQEVASWLTAAPDVPVLTVSPATADGKEGWYRTTPTVTLSGGARERIMVSLDGGSSTMYEAPLTIGEGSHSLVFYAVSGAGVRSAAGRFFAAVDSVGPSLSDVSVEPESPVQGAKAFVNVSASDATSGAVRIEGTLEFSDALGKQARSTIGLVTSDNVFFSGGFVPSSTGRHVLTLVAFDEAGNSGNLSTTFDVSTAAGVEEQGNGTEGDDVTGGNDTIENGTSDGTGGDEPGQGGTVEEYSAAYAAGESHDETYTEERRDAELVGAAGEDYIQPTGGRASYLQGSITGVLGSDAAEDLSTGFENAIGVETAFADGTASQGVGETKVEAEAPKEALVAGVSVDLSHADLRAGDVKKDEAAPGLLAGEKTVVRDGTEMWRRFALLEGTLHSDSRTRVRVAGSEKVTITGEIALEAPAGSWLATEEGGRVRAVPVSKAGGLVFQGVPGENRWFSVYNPATTDVAGVVLSGSAPSVTLRVDGTRLIIVPERSGAGEVLAAEYLLAYKVADLGATRYAGIMELAREDSEEVGVAFIATGRHGANGWAGSRAALSISAEPGEAQPLDQSTVSGTWRLVVDASSENGGKTLRTIMPAGFMDVGGLDIELDGVAVNPLGLGGLTDGETLILTFPIPHFSERTVVIRTVLPGVPSFFLWLTLGLGLVAGGEGALLLRMTLRSRAAARGLGEPTSRGPRSEAVQRALGKTPPSKKGSDLEAEGATPPGFKSETLRRMQERPTPPGDSPRARYARCRNCDAPIMFEAGAVSATCDSCGAQNVNEPT, from the coding sequence TTGAGCCCACGTGCCGCCCATGGAGGCCCGCATGGCCACCGGCCGGGTCTTCGCCTCGCCCTGGTCGCCCTTATCGTCCTCCTCGTTTCCATGCCTCCAATAGGGCCCTTTGATGAGAGCGCGTCCGCCGCGCTAACGTCCGTCTCCGACGCGCGACTCCCGTCCGCCCGGGAGCGCACGAGCGCTGTCTTTGATGGTCAATACGCATTCGTCTTCGGAGGCCGCAACGAGGCAGGTTACCTCGACGACATCCTGAAGTACGATTCGGCGACGGGGACCGTTGTGAAGATGCGGGCCGTCCTTCCGCGTGGACTCGCCGCGACGAGCGCCGTGTGGACGGGCCGGTACGCCTTCATCTTCGGCGGCCTTTCCGGGGAATCGACGCAAGGTGCCCTCGAGAAACGCATTTTGCGCTACGATCCCCAATCGGATGCGCTCGCGATCATGGGCGCGACCTTACCGGCCGGGCTTGAAGGGACCATGGCCGTCTGGGACGGAAGGCACGCCCACGTGATCGGGGGGCGTACCCTTGGATTGTCCGTGTGGGACCGGATCGTCCGGTACGACCCCGCGCGCGATGAGGCGACGCTCGCGAGCGCGAAACTTCCGCGTTCCATCTCCTACGGTAGCGCCGTCTGGGACGGCGATGGGGCGACTGTCTTCGGAGGCGTCGAATCCGACCCCGTGACGCGCTTCGAGACGCCGCTTTCCTCCATCTTGCGGTACGACCCGGTGGCGGAGGTCGTGTCCACGCTTACCAACACTCTCCCAAGTGCCCGCCAATTCGCGTCGGCCGTGTTCGACGGTAGCGACGCCTACGTCTTCGGCGGCCGGAACGCGACGGTCCCGCTTTCCGAGGTCCTACGCATCGGCCCCGCCGCAACGGACGTCTCCGTGATGGATGTCTCGCTTCCTTCCGACGTCGCCGCGGCCAGTGCCGTCTGGGACGGCGAGAAAGCGACGATCTTTGGCGGTTTCACGGAAGGCGCTGCAAACGGCACTCGGCTTCTTCGCCGTAGCATCATCGAGTACGACCCGTCGGGGAGCCCGGCATCGATCGAACGGTCGACGGCGATCGCGAGCCTCAACGCTACGGGTGCTGCGTCCACGTTCGACTCGTTCATCGAGGGCGCCCGTTCGTTGTCGGTCGACGGGCGCTATCTCGTCTTCACGTCCTACGAGCCGACGCTCGTCGCCGGTTCGGACGCTTCCGGCCCGCAAGTCTACCTAAGGGACATGGAAACGGGGCAGAACTTCCTCGTCTCCGCGACCGTCGCGGGAAAAGCCGGTAATGGCGTCTCGGAGCAGCCCGCGGTGAGTGCCGGCGGACGCTACGTCGTCTTCGTCTCGAACGCAACGGACCTCGTGACGGGTGATTCGAACGGAAAACGTGACGTGTTCGTCAGGGACATGGCCCAAAGATCCACCTCGCTCGTAAGCGCTTCGGCCGCCGGGTCGCTCGCGGACGGGGATTCCTACGAGCCGGTCGTCTCCTCCGAGGGGCAGATCGTGGCCTTCTATTCCTACGCCACCAATCTGGTGCCCGGCGATACGAACAGCATTTCCGACGTGTTCGTCGTGGACCGCGGCGCGAAGAACGTTTCGCGCATAAGTGTGGGGGCGGGCGGACTGCAATCGGACGGCGGCAGTTTCGCGCCGGCGATCTCGTCCGACGGACGTTACGTGGCCTTCCGCTCGACGGCGACGAACATCGTCACAGGCCGGTCGAGCAACATCCCCGGCATCTTCGTGACCGACAGGCTCCGAGGGACGACGGCGCTCGCGAGTGTGGCGACGGACGGGACGCAAGCGAACGATTTCTCGTTCAGGCCGTCGATAAGCGGCGACGGACGCTACGTCGCGTTCGAATCCGACGCCACGAACCTCGTGCCGGACGACACCAACCGGGCGCGCGACATCTTCATCCGCGACGCGTCCGCGGGAACGACCCGCCTTGTCACGGTCTCGACGTCGCAGGCCCAGGCGGATGGGGCCTCGCGTAACGCTGCCATCTCGACCAACGGCCGGATCGTCGCTTTCGAATCGGACGCAAGTAACCTGGTCGGCGTCGACGAGGCTGGGCTCACGGACGTCTACGTGCGCGACCTCGACAACCTCACCACCGAGGCCGTGAGCGTTTCGACATCGGACGCAACAAGCGACGACGATTCCTCGTTCCCATCTGTGAGCGGGAACGGCCGCTACGTAGCCTTCACTTCGAAAGCTTCGACGCTCGCGCCCGGGAACGGAGACCACGCAAGGAACGTCTTCATCCGCGATCGCAGCGCCCAGGAAGTCGCCTCGTGGCTCACGGCAGCACCCGACGTGCCGGTCCTGACGGTTTCACCCGCGACGGCCGATGGGAAGGAGGGCTGGTACCGGACGACGCCGACCGTGACGCTCTCCGGTGGAGCGCGAGAACGGATCATGGTGAGCCTCGACGGCGGATCTTCGACGATGTACGAGGCCCCCCTCACGATCGGGGAGGGCTCTCATTCGCTGGTCTTTTACGCCGTGAGCGGGGCCGGTGTGCGTAGTGCTGCGGGGCGTTTCTTCGCCGCGGTGGATTCGGTCGGCCCATCGCTGTCGGACGTATCGGTCGAGCCCGAGAGTCCCGTCCAGGGAGCAAAGGCGTTCGTCAATGTATCCGCCTCGGACGCGACTAGCGGCGCCGTGAGGATCGAGGGGACCCTGGAATTCAGCGATGCCCTCGGCAAGCAAGCGCGTTCCACCATCGGGCTCGTGACGTCGGACAACGTCTTCTTCTCCGGAGGGTTCGTCCCCTCCTCGACGGGCCGGCATGTCTTGACGCTCGTCGCCTTCGATGAGGCCGGAAACAGCGGCAATCTCTCGACGACCTTCGATGTGTCGACCGCAGCAGGCGTCGAGGAACAGGGGAACGGGACGGAAGGCGACGACGTAACCGGCGGCAACGACACAATCGAAAACGGGACCTCCGACGGGACCGGCGGCGACGAACCCGGGCAAGGAGGGACCGTCGAAGAGTATTCCGCCGCGTACGCGGCGGGCGAATCTCACGACGAGACCTACACAGAGGAGCGGCGGGACGCGGAACTCGTCGGCGCCGCTGGTGAAGACTACATACAACCAACAGGCGGGCGCGCCTCGTACCTCCAAGGCTCGATCACGGGCGTCCTTGGAAGCGACGCGGCAGAGGATCTTTCGACAGGTTTCGAGAACGCCATCGGCGTCGAGACCGCCTTCGCGGACGGGACCGCTAGCCAAGGGGTCGGCGAGACGAAGGTCGAGGCGGAGGCCCCCAAGGAGGCTTTGGTGGCCGGTGTAAGCGTGGACCTGTCCCACGCGGACCTTCGCGCGGGCGACGTGAAGAAGGACGAGGCTGCGCCGGGCCTCTTGGCCGGGGAAAAGACCGTGGTGAGAGACGGGACCGAGATGTGGCGGCGCTTCGCGCTTCTTGAAGGTACCCTGCACTCCGATTCCCGTACTCGCGTCCGCGTCGCGGGAAGCGAAAAAGTCACGATCACGGGGGAAATAGCGCTGGAAGCACCGGCTGGATCCTGGCTTGCGACCGAGGAAGGGGGAAGGGTGCGAGCAGTTCCCGTGTCGAAGGCCGGCGGACTCGTATTCCAAGGCGTTCCTGGAGAGAACCGTTGGTTCTCCGTCTACAATCCCGCGACAACCGACGTCGCCGGCGTGGTCCTCTCCGGAAGCGCGCCGAGCGTCACCTTGCGGGTCGACGGGACCCGCCTCATCATCGTCCCGGAGCGTAGCGGCGCGGGGGAGGTGCTCGCGGCGGAGTACCTACTCGCGTACAAGGTCGCCGATCTCGGCGCCACGCGCTACGCCGGCATCATGGAACTCGCGCGCGAGGACTCGGAGGAAGTGGGTGTCGCCTTCATAGCGACCGGCCGCCACGGGGCCAACGGTTGGGCGGGAAGCCGGGCGGCGTTGTCGATAAGCGCCGAGCCCGGCGAGGCGCAGCCATTGGACCAGAGCACGGTCTCCGGCACGTGGCGCCTTGTCGTTGACGCGAGTTCGGAGAACGGGGGAAAGACGCTTCGGACGATCATGCCCGCCGGCTTCATGGATGTGGGTGGCCTCGACATCGAACTCGACGGTGTCGCCGTGAATCCGCTTGGACTCGGGGGCCTCACGGATGGCGAGACGCTCATCCTTACGTTCCCGATCCCCCATTTCAGCGAACGGACGGTCGTGATCCGGACCGTGCTTCCCGGGGTGCCGAGCTTCTTCCTCTGGTTGACGCTCGGTCTCGGCCTTGTCGCAGGCGGCGAGGGCGCGTTGTTGCTTCGCATGACGCTTCGATCAAGGGCGGCCGCACGCGGGTTAGGGGAACCAACCTCGCGGGGCCCGCGTTCGGAGGCGGTGCAACGGGCCCTTGGGAAAACGCCGCCTTCCAAGAAGGGGTCTGACCTTGAGGCAGAAGGCGCGACGCCCCCCGGTTTCAAGAGCGAGACGCTACGCCGGATGCAAGAGCGGCCGACCCCCCCCGGCGATTCACCGCGTGCGCGCTACGCGCGCTGCCGAAACTGCGATGCGCCCATCATGTTCGAGGCGGGAGCCGTGAGCGCGACTTGCGATTCCTGCGGGGCGCAGAACGTCAACGAGCCGACCTAG
- a CDS encoding chemotaxis protein CheX, whose product MELSAMERDALKEIGEMSAGATSASIAKLTGRRTTHVTSQTYEVPARELATALGVTGLGIAGAATKLQGDIRGAMLIAFPEESAREVADLMQGKKPGTTRTLGPLEQSALKELINVATGTYLKTFYNFLGFEVDYGVPTIASAGWEPLMKYTFLGSTPGAERVWAVGSTLDLGITQNGRLFLLLDATGVKRVVDAIHKKTQG is encoded by the coding sequence GTGGAACTCTCGGCGATGGAGCGCGACGCGCTGAAAGAGATCGGCGAAATGAGCGCCGGAGCGACGTCTGCGTCGATCGCAAAGCTCACCGGGCGTCGAACGACGCACGTGACTTCCCAGACCTACGAGGTGCCGGCGCGCGAACTGGCGACTGCCCTTGGCGTCACGGGTCTTGGGATCGCCGGTGCCGCGACGAAGCTACAAGGCGACATCCGGGGAGCGATGTTGATAGCGTTCCCGGAGGAAAGCGCCAGGGAGGTCGCCGACCTCATGCAAGGCAAGAAACCCGGGACGACGCGGACCCTCGGCCCGCTCGAACAATCTGCGTTGAAGGAGCTCATCAATGTCGCCACCGGCACGTACCTCAAGACGTTCTACAATTTCCTGGGCTTCGAGGTCGACTACGGGGTCCCAACGATCGCCTCCGCCGGGTGGGAGCCCCTCATGAAATACACGTTCCTCGGGAGCACTCCTGGCGCCGAGCGGGTCTGGGCGGTGGGAAGCACCCTCGACCTCGGCATCACGCAGAACGGCAGGCTTTTCCTGCTTCTCGACGCGACGGGCGTCAAGCGCGTCGTCGACGCGATCCACAAGAAGACCCAGGGTTAG